One window of the Alligator mississippiensis isolate rAllMis1 chromosome 5, rAllMis1, whole genome shotgun sequence genome contains the following:
- the FANCD2OS gene encoding FANCD2 opposite strand protein yields the protein MRPAAMAGPYQLWGPWSPLDEALQWLRGATPRAGPARALRAGLEAALCAPGPGPGPGPGARQHGAKEAAAPLKPEAVRLSGLDSVFGRVVTAQPPRWTGSFRVSQRSAFCQVISPGQRWPRGLREPQVRLAVAMCRQMLRAILLLYAAYKKCAFALQHSR from the coding sequence ATGCGGCCGGCGGCCATGGCGGGGCCGTACCAGCTGTGGGGGCCATGGTCGCCGCTGGACGAGGCGCTGCAGTGGCTGCGGGGCGCCACCCCCCGGGCCGGCCCCGCGCGGGCGCTGCGGGCGGGGCTGGAGGCGGCGCTGtgcgcgccggggccggggccggggccggggccgggggcgcggCAGCACGGCGCGAAGGAGGCGGCGGCGCCGCTCAAGCCGGAGGCGGTGCGGCTCAGCGGCCTGGACTCGGTCTTCGGGCGGGTGGTGACGGCGCAGCCGCCGCGCTGGACCGGCTCGTTCCGCGTGTCGCAGCGCTCCGCCTTCTGCCAGGTCATCAGCCCCGGGCAGCGCTGGCCGCGCGGGCTGCGGGAGCCGCAGGTGCGCCTGGCCGTGGCCATGTGCCGCCAGATGCTGCGCGCCATCCTGCTGCTCTACGCCGCTTACAAGAAGTGCGCCTTCGCCCTGCAGCACTCGCGCTGA